In a single window of the Cydia splendana chromosome 20, ilCydSple1.2, whole genome shotgun sequence genome:
- the LOC134800659 gene encoding uncharacterized protein K02A2.6-like, producing MRHQKAFEMLRKMLSGTDTLVHYDVNKEIIMSCDASQFGLGAVLEHVMEDGSVRPVMFASRTMNVHERNYGQIDKEAAAIVFGLKKFHQFISGRKITIRTDHKPLLGLFEPKKPIPNVISPRMLRWALLLNSYDYSIQYVEGKKLGNADALSRWPSRDQSSEEEYLGVLLIEETPSDLELSASEVAKLTTKDKTLSKVLYWIRNGWPSKVDAEYKGYWQKRNEISEYKNCILWGNRVIIPDKMRPYILQELHSNHDGIVITKAIARSYFWWPAIDKEIESLVNKCETCAENRNMPAQVSHKWIRPEKAWSRLHIDYAGPFQGKTFLILIDAYSKWPEVKIVPDMSSGTLINVLRDIFAEQGLPDTLVSDNGRSFISDQFKEFLSTNGIRQILTPPYHPASNGQAERTVQTVKNKLKKQSTLPWNIKLPTILYGLRTTPNSTNDKSPAELLNCRRFRTKFDHLNPLIFKNQEETQVCDENENTEVRSFQMGQTVYFRNYSSGPRWLKGVIEKRQGICRYIIRWNGKLMKRHINQIQGHGGEARDIRQNTSENTGPEIIHDTEASKTCEDSDDDEDINVKLNATPPASQWADIIGISGPQDYTFNQSQERIPPTNKRVRSPSSPQNMEAKRLAIDSYESLSESDYEQTEDSN from the coding sequence ATGCGGCATCAGAAGGCATTTGAAATGTTGCGCAAGATGTTGTCGGGTACTGACACTCTAGTCCATTACGATGTGAATAAAGAGATAATTATGTCATGTGATGCGTCACAATTTGGCTTGGGCGCTGTTCTGGAACACGTGATGGAAGATGGATCTGTCAGACCGGTAATGTTTGCTTCAAGGACCATGAATGTTCATGAGAGGAATTATGGTCAGATAGACAAAGAGGCAGCAGCTATAGTATTTGGTCTTAAGAAATTCCACCAGTTTATTAGTGGCCGGAAGATTACGATCAGAACCGATCATAAACCGTTGCTGGGATTGTTTGAACCGAAAAAGCCCATCCCTAATGTTATATCTCCAAGAATGCTCCGCTGGGCTTTACTATTGAACTCCTATGATTACTCCATACAATATGTGGAAGGTAAAAAGCTAGGAAACGCTGATGCTTTAAGCAGATGGCCGTCCCGTGATCAATCGTCTGAAGAAGAATACTTAGGAGTCCTCCTCATAGAAGAGACTCCATCAGACCTGGAACTGTCAGCCAGTGAAGTGGCGAAACTTACAACTAAAGACAAGACACTAAGCAAGGTATTATACTGGATTCGAAACGGGTGGCCTAGCAAGGTGGATGCGGAATATAAGGGGTACTGGCAGAAACGTAACGAaatttcagaatataaaaattGCATTCTGTGGGGTAATCGAGTGATTATACCGGACAAAATGAGGCCGTATATCCTACAGGAGTTACACTCAAATCATGACGGGATAGTGATAACAAAAGCCATAGCACGAAGTTATTTTTGGTGGCCAGCtatagacaaagaaattgaaaGTTTGGTAAATAAATGCGAAACTTGTGCTGAAAACAGAAATATGCCGGCACAAGTGAGCCATAAGTGGATAAGGCCGGAGAAGGCGTGGTCAAGATTGCATATTGATTATGCAGGGCCATTTCAAGGGAAAACGTTTCTCATCCTGATTGATGCTTATTCAAAATGGCCTGAAGTAAAGATTGTTCCTGATATGAGCTCAGGAAcactaataaatgttttaagggACATATTTGCAGAACAAGGTTTACCAGACACCTTGGTCAGTGATAATGGCAGAAGCTTTATTTCAGATCAGTTTAAAGAATTCTTATCAACAAATGGAATAAGACAAATCTTGACACCACCGTACCATCCGGCGTCAAATGGACAGGCCGAGAGGACGGTTCAAACGgttaagaataaattaaagaAACAGTCCACACTTCCATGGAACATAAAATTACCTACAATATTGTATGGGTTGCGTACTACACCCAATAGTACTAATGACAAGTCACCGGCGGAACTTTTAAATTGTAGGCGTTTCAGGACAAAGTTTGACCACCTTAATCCCCTCATATTCAAGAACCAAGAGGAAACGCAAGTATGTGACGAGAATGAAAACACTGAAGTTCGTTCATTTCAAATGGGACAGACGGTGTATTTCCGGAATTACAGTTCAGGACCACGCTGGTTGAAAGGAGTCATAGAGAAGAGACAAGGcatttgtaggtatataataagaTGGAACGGGAAGCTGATGAAAAGACATATTAATCAGATACAAGGTCATGGGGGAGAGGCGAGAGATATCCGCCAGAATACATCAGAAAACACTGGTCCTGAAATTATACATGACACGGAGGCGAGTAAAACATGTGAAGATAGTGATGACGATGAGGATATTAATGTAAAACTAAATGCTACTCCACCAGCCTCACAATGGGCTGATATCATAGGGATTTCTGGACCTCAGGATTATACGTTTAATCAGAGCCAAGAACGCATACCGCCAACCAACAAACGAGTAAGATCACCTTCATCACCACAAAACATGGAAGCCAAGAGATTAGCCATAGATTCCTATGAGAGTCTGTCAGAGTCTGATTATGAACAGACTGAAGATTCAAACTAA